The following are from one region of the Mycolicibacterium helvum genome:
- a CDS encoding NAD(P)/FAD-dependent oxidoreductase, which translates to MTETADVVIVGGGIEGCAAAWALSQRGITDVVVAERNTVASGMTGKSSGIVRCHYGVSSLAAMATVGLEVFEKADEIFGDDIGFRQTGYVVGVGEPNVDSLRKSMAAQRAVGVQTEEIDAAEVARLWPTADLSPFAAFGWESRGGYGDAYQTAQAFAVSARAAGVRIRQGATVTDLLTDGDAVTGVRLADGSEISAGSVVVATGVWTSAFLAPYGIDVPIRVVREQIVMISPGVELGPVPVFSDLVSLQYVRPEVGGDVLFGNSDLSDVVTADPDDYLNRATEDFIDLTVDKVGNRFPGFTGAAITTSYAGCYDVTPDWNPVISASGRDGLFVAAGFSGHGFKIAPAVGRLVADLVVDGRSSDPRIPETDFRLSRFAQGALLKSPYPYVGAGQMR; encoded by the coding sequence ATGACCGAGACAGCCGATGTCGTTATCGTCGGCGGCGGGATCGAGGGGTGCGCGGCGGCCTGGGCGTTGAGCCAACGTGGCATCACCGATGTGGTTGTCGCCGAACGTAATACCGTGGCATCCGGGATGACCGGTAAGTCCAGCGGAATCGTGCGTTGTCACTACGGGGTGAGCTCGCTGGCCGCGATGGCAACCGTCGGCCTGGAGGTTTTCGAGAAGGCCGACGAGATCTTCGGCGACGATATCGGCTTTCGGCAGACCGGATACGTCGTCGGCGTCGGCGAACCCAACGTCGATTCCTTGCGCAAAAGCATGGCCGCACAACGCGCGGTCGGTGTTCAGACCGAGGAGATCGACGCCGCCGAAGTGGCCCGGCTGTGGCCGACCGCAGACCTGTCGCCGTTCGCCGCGTTCGGCTGGGAATCCCGCGGCGGCTACGGCGACGCCTACCAGACCGCCCAGGCGTTCGCCGTCAGCGCTCGCGCGGCCGGCGTACGAATCCGCCAGGGCGCCACGGTAACCGATCTGCTCACCGACGGAGATGCCGTCACCGGCGTGCGGCTGGCCGACGGCTCAGAGATCAGCGCGGGCAGCGTCGTCGTCGCAACCGGGGTATGGACGAGTGCGTTCCTGGCGCCCTACGGCATCGACGTGCCGATCCGGGTGGTCCGCGAGCAGATCGTCATGATCTCCCCCGGCGTCGAATTGGGGCCGGTGCCGGTGTTCTCTGATCTGGTGTCGCTGCAATATGTGCGCCCAGAAGTCGGCGGTGACGTGCTGTTCGGCAACAGCGATCTCTCCGATGTCGTGACCGCCGATCCCGACGACTACCTCAACCGGGCCACCGAGGATTTCATCGACCTCACCGTCGACAAGGTGGGCAATCGCTTCCCCGGCTTTACCGGCGCGGCGATCACCACCAGCTACGCCGGATGCTATGACGTCACACCGGACTGGAACCCGGTGATCTCGGCCAGCGGTCGCGACGGGCTGTTCGTCGCCGCCGGCTTCAGCGGTCACGGGTTCAAGATCGCACCGGCCGTGGGCCGACTGGTCGCAGACCTGGTCGTCGATGGCCGCAGCAGCGATCCTCGGATACCCGAGACAGACTTCCGGTTGTCCCGCTTCGCGCAGGGTGCGCTGTTGAAGAGTCCGTATCCCTATGTCGGCGCCGGGCAGATGAGATAG